From Pedobacter cryoconitis, one genomic window encodes:
- a CDS encoding aspartyl protease family protein, translating into MMMIQRRSRKISYAQLLLTGGVMIYLLFVIAPPVYAQKFEFSGKRKKQSISFTLVKNLIIVPLYINGKGPYNFLLDTGVAQMIITDTTFLENLDLKRAQTVKVQGYGFGDNIEAVLTRNINARIGRATIKNIPTAIFKKDIFDLSNYLGIKIHGILGYYFFNSFTVKINYYTNKLTFYNPDTKIEHKGTTIPIQITGGKPYLNTEIQTNELGTINVDLLIDNGSSHPLMMESLNDKPFPLPLKTIPANLGVGINGIINGSMGRIAAIKLGTYTFNEVLTGFPEYNTERSAMEGRPRNGSLGSDILRHFVVTFDYTGGFLYLKKNNNDIPKFEHDMSGLEIYVIQGIKDRYYIGRIEVGSPAEEAGLRENDEITAINFASVIHYKLNDLTEMLKDRNGKQLLIEIYRGNDKHVVLLRLKKRI; encoded by the coding sequence ATGATGATGATCCAACGACGCTCCAGGAAAATTAGCTATGCTCAGTTATTGCTTACCGGAGGCGTAATGATATACCTGCTGTTTGTAATAGCTCCTCCTGTGTATGCACAGAAATTTGAGTTCAGCGGAAAGCGGAAAAAACAGTCCATCTCTTTTACCTTAGTCAAAAACCTGATCATCGTTCCACTCTACATTAATGGAAAAGGTCCCTACAATTTTTTATTGGATACAGGTGTGGCGCAAATGATTATTACAGATACCACTTTTCTGGAGAACCTTGATCTTAAAAGAGCTCAGACTGTGAAAGTTCAGGGTTATGGTTTCGGTGACAATATCGAAGCTGTTTTAACCAGGAATATCAATGCCAGAATAGGCAGAGCTACCATCAAAAATATTCCTACAGCAATCTTTAAAAAAGACATCTTCGACCTGTCCAATTATCTTGGTATTAAAATTCACGGTATACTGGGCTACTATTTCTTTAATAGCTTTACCGTGAAAATCAATTATTATACGAATAAACTTACGTTTTATAATCCCGACACCAAAATTGAGCACAAAGGGACAACTATTCCGATACAGATCACAGGTGGGAAACCTTATTTAAACACAGAAATACAGACGAATGAACTAGGCACTATAAATGTTGACCTGCTAATTGATAATGGCTCCAGCCATCCGCTAATGATGGAATCTCTGAATGATAAACCCTTTCCATTGCCATTAAAAACAATCCCTGCTAATCTCGGTGTTGGAATTAACGGTATTATCAATGGCTCCATGGGCAGAATTGCTGCTATTAAACTTGGAACTTATACTTTCAATGAAGTGCTGACAGGCTTTCCAGAATATAATACTGAACGCTCTGCAATGGAAGGAAGACCGCGAAATGGTAGCCTGGGTTCTGATATACTCCGGCATTTTGTAGTTACGTTTGATTACACAGGCGGATTTTTATACCTGAAGAAGAACAATAATGATATTCCAAAATTCGAGCATGACATGTCTGGTCTTGAAATTTACGTGATACAAGGAATTAAAGACCGCTATTACATCGGCAGAATTGAAGTTGGTTCTCCTGCGGAGGAAGCCGGGTTGAGAGAAAATGATGAAATTACTGCTATAAATTTTGCCAGTGTTATACACTATAAACTGAATGATCTGACAGAGATGCTAAAAGATCGTAATGGGAAACAACTCTTGATTGAGATCTATAGAGGTAACGATAAGCACGTTGTACTGCTCAGATTAAAAAAACGTATTTAG